From Lathamus discolor isolate bLatDis1 chromosome 15, bLatDis1.hap1, whole genome shotgun sequence, a single genomic window includes:
- the TPRN gene encoding taperin isoform X1 — protein sequence MSSAEPALGAGPRAQPAWKREILERKRAKLAGAAGGEPEPPAGERLVVAESLGPLRENPFMRLESERRRLRQGLAGHGPEAARPLQQLLELYSAVPGIRTIRADNILIIESQPDAAACFAEGEALPGRRRDPAGSPPPRRPDPLRELLARRGAALAEIRADQVLIYEAAEPPEPPEAAEPGTVSRLLEKFGQRPRGRRRRGGEAPSGTGAAAAPPPAGPGSPRPGPPAPHAVPGSPRAPKAAPASPLPAPPRAAAPQPAVPQAAPAPPRAAAPAAPKAAAPPANCFLHKISSNSFTVTPRGLPRGSRVPEPSAAPAGRPALPQGPPVPSAPPARANARRPKPEEAEAAAPPPPSATPAPGASRCAQPLSSSAPRAGGSFEIHPAPRPDLAAIPAHDLQAQALAKLRLNSRNSFLFVPRRNGGPAVPPAPSARPGPPPPAPEEKAPKEPPRASAPEQEEPVASPAAPLEPLVPVTYIDDIVEPDSGELCPRAQRTGSLDQPGGAGPDLEMDFSSAPLYRAHSAPLQRGGSTFTVVPKRKPVASGLQALTDASRRPQQEEEEEEEESKAKGRPVENADGPQVGVSHKKRYPTVNEIEVIGGYLSLERSCMSKTGSRRKKMKISFNETSLQTMFEYPSESSLAEEEEEEEEEEGHASETEEDKSCTFYLPCPNSTLHPSTPNSADLSSYTPKHSVKFSEWQEQKYEEIPAAGGPLPKEADSQGNQVMLTPADKGGLSDFSSEPALYF from the exons ATGAGCAGCGCGGAGCCGGCGCTCGGCGCTGGGCCGCGGGCTCAGCCCGCCTGGAAGCGGGAGATCCTGGAGCGGAAGCGGGCCAAGCTGGCCGGGGCGGCCGGCGGCGAGCCCGAGCCCCCGGCCGGGGAGCGCCTGGTGGTGGCGGAGAGCCTGGGCCCGCTCCGCGAGAACCCCTTCATGCGCCTGGAGAGCgagcggcggcggctgcggcagGGGCTGGCGGGGCACGGCCCCGAGGCGGCGCGGccgctgcagcagctgctggagctgtaCAGCGCCGTGCCCGGCATCCGCACCATCCGCGCCGACAACATCCTCATCATCGAGTCCCAGCCCGACGCCGCCGCCTGCTTCGCCGAGGGGGAGGCGCTGCCCGGCCGCCGCCGGGACCCGGCCggctccccgccgccgcgccggcCCGACCCGCTGCGGGAGCTGCTGGCCCGCCGCGGAGCCGCGCTCGCCGAGATCCGCGCTGACCAGGTCCTCATCTACGAGGCGGCCGAGCCGCCGGAGCCGCCCGAGGCGGCCGAGCCGGGCACCGTCAGCCGCCTCCTGGAGAAGTTCGGGCAGcgcccgcggggccgccgccgccgcggagGGGAGGCGCCGAGCGGGACCGGCGCCGCGGCTGCTCCTCCGCCGGCGGGACCCGGCTCCCCCCGGCCCGGGCCGCCCGCTCCGCACGCGGTGCCCGGCTCCCCCCGGGCCCCAAAGGCGGCTCCGGCCTCTCCGCTGCCGGCTCCCCCCCGCGCTGCCGCCCCCCAGCCCGCGGTCCCCCAGGCGGCCCCGGCTCCCCCCCGGGCCGCAGCCCCGGCCGCCCCCAAGGCCGCGGCGCCCCCGGCCAACTGCTTTCTGCACAAGATCAGCTCCAACTCCTTCACGGTCACCCCCCGGGGGCTGCCCCGCGGCAGCCGCGTCCCCGAGCCCAGCGCTGCCCCCGCGGGCCGCCCCGCGCTGCCCCAGGGGCCGCCAGTGCCATCCGCGCCGCCCGCCAGAGCCAACGCCAGGAGGCCAAAGCCGGAGGAGGCCGAAGCGGCCGCGCCGCCCCCGCCCAGTGCCACCCCGGCCCCCGGTGCCAGCCGCTGCGCGCAGCCGCTCTCCTCCTCAGCCCCCCGGGCCGGGGGCTCCTTCGAGATCCACCCGGCCCCCCGGCCCGACCTGGCTGCCATCCCCGCTCACGACCTGCAGGCGCAGGCCCTGGCCAAGCTGCGCCTCAATTCACGCAATTCCTTCCTCTTCGTGCCCCGCCGGAATGGCGGCCCCGCTGTGCCCCCGGCCCCCAGCGCCAGGCCAGGGCCACCGCCACCGGCCCCCGAGGAGAAGGCACCGAAGGAGCCCCCGAGGGCTTCCGCCCCGGAGCAGGAAGAGCCCGTCGCTTCCCCGGCGGCGCCGCTGGAGCCGCTGGTACCCGTGACTTACATCGATGACATTGTGGAGCCCGACAGCGGGGAGCTGTGTCCCAGGGCCCAGCGGACGGGGAGCTTGGAtcagcctggaggagctggcCCTGACCTGGAGATGGACTTTTCCTCCGCGCCCCTCTACAGAGCGCACTCTGCCCCCCTCCAGAGGGGAGGCAGCACCTTCACTGTTGTGCCCAAAAGGAAGCCCGTTGCCTCGGGGCTGCAGGCTCTCACCGATGCCAGCAGAAGGCcgcagcaggaggaagaggaggaggaggaggagagcaaagCGAAAGGCAGACCAGTGGAGAACGCTGATGGGCCCCAAGTTGGGGTGTCCCATAAAAAGCGATACCCCACGGTGAATGAGATCGAAGTGATCGGGGGGTACCTGTCCCTGGAGAGGTCCTGCATGAGCAAGACGGGCTCCCGCCGCAAGAAG ATGAAGATCTCTTTCAATGAGACAAGTTTGCAGACTATGTTCGAGTACCCATCAGAGAGCTCACtggcagaagaggaggaggaggaggaggaggaggaagggcatGCTTCTGAAACAGAGGAGGACAAATCCTGCACCTTTTACCTTCCATGCCCAAACAGCACTTTGCATCCCAGTACCCCCAACTCAG CAGATTTATCCAGCTACACCCCAAAGCACTCCGTGAAGTTCAGCGAGTGGCAGGAGCAGAAGTACGAGGAGATACCTGCTGCAGGGGGACCCCTCCCAAAGGAAGCTGATTCCCAGGGGAACCAAGTGATG CTCACCCCGGCAGACAAGGGCGGCCTCTCGGATTTCAGCAGCGAGCCTGCTCTCTACTTCTGA
- the TPRN gene encoding taperin isoform X2, which translates to MSSAEPALGAGPRAQPAWKREILERKRAKLAGAAGGEPEPPAGERLVVAESLGPLRENPFMRLESERRRLRQGLAGHGPEAARPLQQLLELYSAVPGIRTIRADNILIIESQPDAAACFAEGEALPGRRRDPAGSPPPRRPDPLRELLARRGAALAEIRADQVLIYEAAEPPEPPEAAEPGTVSRLLEKFGQRPRGRRRRGGEAPSGTGAAAAPPPAGPGSPRPGPPAPHAVPGSPRAPKAAPASPLPAPPRAAAPQPAVPQAAPAPPRAAAPAAPKAAAPPANCFLHKISSNSFTVTPRGLPRGSRVPEPSAAPAGRPALPQGPPVPSAPPARANARRPKPEEAEAAAPPPPSATPAPGASRCAQPLSSSAPRAGGSFEIHPAPRPDLAAIPAHDLQAQALAKLRLNSRNSFLFVPRRNGGPAVPPAPSARPGPPPPAPEEKAPKEPPRASAPEQEEPVASPAAPLEPLVPVTYIDDIVEPDSGELCPRAQRTGSLDQPGGAGPDLEMDFSSAPLYRAHSAPLQRGGSTFTVVPKRKPVASGLQALTDASRRPQQEEEEEEEESKAKGRPVENADGPQVGVSHKKRYPTVNEIEVIGGYLSLERSCMSKTGSRRKKMKISFNETSLQTMFEYPSESSLAEEEEEEEEEEGHASETEEDKSCTFYLPCPNSTLHPSTPNSDLSSYTPKHSVKFSEWQEQKYEEIPAAGGPLPKEADSQGNQVMLTPADKGGLSDFSSEPALYF; encoded by the exons ATGAGCAGCGCGGAGCCGGCGCTCGGCGCTGGGCCGCGGGCTCAGCCCGCCTGGAAGCGGGAGATCCTGGAGCGGAAGCGGGCCAAGCTGGCCGGGGCGGCCGGCGGCGAGCCCGAGCCCCCGGCCGGGGAGCGCCTGGTGGTGGCGGAGAGCCTGGGCCCGCTCCGCGAGAACCCCTTCATGCGCCTGGAGAGCgagcggcggcggctgcggcagGGGCTGGCGGGGCACGGCCCCGAGGCGGCGCGGccgctgcagcagctgctggagctgtaCAGCGCCGTGCCCGGCATCCGCACCATCCGCGCCGACAACATCCTCATCATCGAGTCCCAGCCCGACGCCGCCGCCTGCTTCGCCGAGGGGGAGGCGCTGCCCGGCCGCCGCCGGGACCCGGCCggctccccgccgccgcgccggcCCGACCCGCTGCGGGAGCTGCTGGCCCGCCGCGGAGCCGCGCTCGCCGAGATCCGCGCTGACCAGGTCCTCATCTACGAGGCGGCCGAGCCGCCGGAGCCGCCCGAGGCGGCCGAGCCGGGCACCGTCAGCCGCCTCCTGGAGAAGTTCGGGCAGcgcccgcggggccgccgccgccgcggagGGGAGGCGCCGAGCGGGACCGGCGCCGCGGCTGCTCCTCCGCCGGCGGGACCCGGCTCCCCCCGGCCCGGGCCGCCCGCTCCGCACGCGGTGCCCGGCTCCCCCCGGGCCCCAAAGGCGGCTCCGGCCTCTCCGCTGCCGGCTCCCCCCCGCGCTGCCGCCCCCCAGCCCGCGGTCCCCCAGGCGGCCCCGGCTCCCCCCCGGGCCGCAGCCCCGGCCGCCCCCAAGGCCGCGGCGCCCCCGGCCAACTGCTTTCTGCACAAGATCAGCTCCAACTCCTTCACGGTCACCCCCCGGGGGCTGCCCCGCGGCAGCCGCGTCCCCGAGCCCAGCGCTGCCCCCGCGGGCCGCCCCGCGCTGCCCCAGGGGCCGCCAGTGCCATCCGCGCCGCCCGCCAGAGCCAACGCCAGGAGGCCAAAGCCGGAGGAGGCCGAAGCGGCCGCGCCGCCCCCGCCCAGTGCCACCCCGGCCCCCGGTGCCAGCCGCTGCGCGCAGCCGCTCTCCTCCTCAGCCCCCCGGGCCGGGGGCTCCTTCGAGATCCACCCGGCCCCCCGGCCCGACCTGGCTGCCATCCCCGCTCACGACCTGCAGGCGCAGGCCCTGGCCAAGCTGCGCCTCAATTCACGCAATTCCTTCCTCTTCGTGCCCCGCCGGAATGGCGGCCCCGCTGTGCCCCCGGCCCCCAGCGCCAGGCCAGGGCCACCGCCACCGGCCCCCGAGGAGAAGGCACCGAAGGAGCCCCCGAGGGCTTCCGCCCCGGAGCAGGAAGAGCCCGTCGCTTCCCCGGCGGCGCCGCTGGAGCCGCTGGTACCCGTGACTTACATCGATGACATTGTGGAGCCCGACAGCGGGGAGCTGTGTCCCAGGGCCCAGCGGACGGGGAGCTTGGAtcagcctggaggagctggcCCTGACCTGGAGATGGACTTTTCCTCCGCGCCCCTCTACAGAGCGCACTCTGCCCCCCTCCAGAGGGGAGGCAGCACCTTCACTGTTGTGCCCAAAAGGAAGCCCGTTGCCTCGGGGCTGCAGGCTCTCACCGATGCCAGCAGAAGGCcgcagcaggaggaagaggaggaggaggaggagagcaaagCGAAAGGCAGACCAGTGGAGAACGCTGATGGGCCCCAAGTTGGGGTGTCCCATAAAAAGCGATACCCCACGGTGAATGAGATCGAAGTGATCGGGGGGTACCTGTCCCTGGAGAGGTCCTGCATGAGCAAGACGGGCTCCCGCCGCAAGAAG ATGAAGATCTCTTTCAATGAGACAAGTTTGCAGACTATGTTCGAGTACCCATCAGAGAGCTCACtggcagaagaggaggaggaggaggaggaggaggaagggcatGCTTCTGAAACAGAGGAGGACAAATCCTGCACCTTTTACCTTCCATGCCCAAACAGCACTTTGCATCCCAGTACCCCCAACTCAG ATTTATCCAGCTACACCCCAAAGCACTCCGTGAAGTTCAGCGAGTGGCAGGAGCAGAAGTACGAGGAGATACCTGCTGCAGGGGGACCCCTCCCAAAGGAAGCTGATTCCCAGGGGAACCAAGTGATG CTCACCCCGGCAGACAAGGGCGGCCTCTCGGATTTCAGCAGCGAGCCTGCTCTCTACTTCTGA